One Carettochelys insculpta isolate YL-2023 chromosome 1, ASM3395843v1, whole genome shotgun sequence genomic window, CCCTTTGCCCAAGCCCACAACAGGCCCTGGAAGGTAGACGTTACAGCAACCCGAATTCTGCTCTAATTGAGGCCAGGGCCAAGTTACCTCACAAATATGGGGGCTCAAAACCAGTTTTGCTCCCTCTGTTGAACCATTCCTGAGTCAAACATAGGAATAGACAGTACAAATCAGGGCTTCTGTTGAGCATTTCAAATGGTCTCAAGGGCAAGAAACTTCTCCACTAGAACTGGACTGATCTCCATTAGCCCATTCCACATAGTCTATCCTGTACTAGTGACTTCTGCCCCCCAGAGACCTGGGTCTGATTCAGTCCCCTAGCCTTAGAAATGAAAGGCTGTGTAGCCAGTTACAAACCCCTGGAGTCCACCCATCCCTCCcaaaagacttttaaaaaaatcctgaatgGGTAATGACATGAATAAATCATAATAATGGTGATTCAAGTACCCATGTGAATGAATAATTCATCATAAGATTTGACAAATGAATCATGGtaaaaaagcaatttaaaaacacAGTTTAAATGTTTACTTTTTATTAAGAAAAAGGATTTATtcttctgcaaactttgtcatACAATGCAAATATTGCATGGTTATGCATGATGTAAACAAGAACCACATTCCCTGCTGCAGCAGATTTGCTGATTTAGCATAGAATACAACAGGAGGggaaaataaactattttaatcCTGCGTAGTTGATAGCTACTTCTCACCTCCTTTCTGAAGATGCAAGCAAGAGCAACAAGCCGGTCCACAAGAGTTTTGCCAGGTAATTAGATTGGAAAGGGAGACAGTTGGGGGAATGCTTTGCTCCTACTGTGTGCTGTTTAGGGATGGTGTGGGCTGAAGGCATGGCTGAAAGCCAAGGCATCAGATGCCACATCCCTAAAAGCCTGGATATAATAGCACTGGTAAAGTACTCCTCAAATGAGCTTATGGTTCTTTgcaaggaggggaaggagcattagCCCCTTTTACGAGTGGAGAAACTGAGCCACAAATTAGGCTAAGTGATAGCAGGAGCTAGTAAtccattttaaggccagaagggagtgGTAGTGTCAGGGCACCTGATGCAATCTCCTGTAGTACAAGGGACACAGCATTTAATTCAGTTACCCCGcaaaacgagcagtcctgtagcacctaaaagactaacatttttatttatatcagagggatagccgagttagtctgtatcttcaaaaacaacaagaagtcctgtggcaccttatagattaacagatattttggagcataagctttcatgggcaaagacccattttctCAGCTGCatgaatggtggggggggggaaggttcagagaaggatttaaagaggcgGGTcttagtaaaggggagggccagagctgacaagctctgttcagtcagggttggatgtggcccatttttggcagttaatgtggagttgtgaacatctaGAGAGgcgaaatcaagtcagttcagttgggggaatgtggcccattgtcggTTGCTAATGtagagatgtgaacatcaagagcagagaaactgcttttgtaatgggccaaccactcccagtctctgtttgatccttggttggtggagtcaaatttgcaaatgaattgcagctcagagatttctctctccattttattttttgggggtttttttggaagttttttttgttgtaggactgctacttttaactccactgagtgtccagagagactgaagtgttctcctacagatttttgtatgctaccattcctgatgtctgatttatgtccatttattcttttacgtagagactgtccagtttgggcaatgtaaattgcagtggggcatcgctggcacatgatggcatatattatgttagtagatgtgcatgtGAAAGAGCCCccgatggtatggctgatgtcaGGTCTTgggatgatatcgctggtgtatgTATGTGAGCAGATTTGGCAGTGAGGTTCGTTGCAGGGACTGTTTTTTTATGTAttagggtaagacccacttcttcagagggaGAGCAAAAAGTGAGACTCTAGGGTGTATCTAGAgcaaggggtgggtgggtgggaaggaagaAGGCAGGGAAAAAcggatggggggaaggggagagagggaagtcacctgtcattaatagagcctgtggaaggaggaaatGAAGTGGGTGGGATGGGTGCCTTTCCTGCTGAGCCCAGGTCTCCTGCTTCCCTGTAGGGTATCCAGGTAATTCCCATTCCCAGGGCCGGTTCCCTAGGGGTGAGGCATTTTGCTGTGTTCATCCATGGGACAACACAGATAAGGTGAGGCTCTCCAGGGGAAGGTGCTGGAGCAATCTGTAcagtggggctgcagagagccattgaaccaaactctCCAGAGGGCTCGGAATGGAAACCGCTCTGCGCCCGGGGGCGGGTTGCCGCACCTCGGCTCCCGGGACGGGCTAGACACAGCCAGTGCCTCGCTCAAGGTCACCGAGCCCGGTTGGGCGGGCAAAGCAGGAGGCCCAGCCCCGGTCTCCCGGAGGGAGCCGCGCCCCTGCCGCGATCACTGGCGCGCCGCGCTGCCTCGCTCGGTGCCGCTCTCCAAGGGCAACAAAGGCGGCGGGCTGCGAGGAGCCCAGAGAGCGGCGCGCGGGGAGAGGCGGAGGCGGAGGCTGCGCCAGGCGCCCCTTGCCGGACGGGCAGGGCGCGCCCCGATCTCTCCCCCCCGCGTCCCCGGCCTGGCTGCGTGCTGGCGGGGGGCGCGGGCGGAGCCGGGCGGGCACATCCCAGCCCGTGGCGCGGCTGGAGCAACAGGAGGAGCGAGGCGGAGGGAGCGGGGACTGCCGCAAGGACGGACTGAGCCGCCCCGAGCGGCGTGAGACCCGGAGCAGCCGGGACCCCGGAGCGGGGAGGCCAGCGGGGAGgccggcggggggcgggagcgGAGCGGAGGGACAGACGGACCCAGAccccagcggggggaggggagcggagcggAGGGACAGACGGACCCAGACCtcggcagaggtgggggaaggacAGACGGACCCAGACCTCTGTGGTGAGAAGGGAGCGGAAGGACAGACGGACCCAGACcccggcagggggaggggagcggagcggAGGGACAGACGGACCAGACCTCGGTgcgggcaggggagcagagggacagacagacccGGAccccggcggggggaggggagcggaagGACAGACGGACTTAGACcccggcagggggaggggaggacagacGGATGTAGGCCACTGTTGGGGGGAGGGTAGCAGAGGACGGACAGACAGACCCTGTCcttagtgggggaggggagggccaggcccAGACCTAGCATCAGCGGGTGGCAGGAGagcacaccttgccctgggcagAGTGGGTGCAGCAGGCTCTGGACTCTCCTGCCACCTGCCCGCTAGGCTTTGCTTCCTTTGCTGTGCAGTGCAGCTGGCATGAGGGCGGAGGAGCCCCTGTCTCTTGCTGGGGCCCGGGCCGGAGGTGGCTGCGGGGaggcagaggcagctggggaggagcggagcagcagcagcagttgctgTAGCAGCGAGCGCCTGGTGATCAACATCTCCGGGCTGCGTTTTGAGACCCAGCTGCGGACCCTCTCGCTCTTCCCCAACACGCTCCTGGGGGATCCCAGCCGCCGGATGTGCTTTTTCGACCCATTGCGCAACGAGTACTTCTTTGACCGGAACCGGCCCAGCTTCGATGCCATCCTCTATTACTACCAGTCTGGGGGCCGGCTCCGCAGGCCCGTCCATGTACCCCTGGACGTCTTCATGGAGGAGATCCGCTTCTACCAGCTGGGTGAAGAGGCCATCGAAACCTTCCGGGAGGATGAGGGTTTCattcaggaggaggagaagccccTGCCTCAACAGCACTTCCAGCGCCAGGTGTGGCTTCTTTTCGAGTACCCAGAGAGCTCCGGGCCAGCCCGGGCTATCGCCATTGTCTCAGTGCTGGTGATCCTCATCTCCATAGTCATCTTCTGCCTGGAGACCCTGCCCGAGTTCCGGCAGGAGAGCAAGGGCAcacagcctggctttgcagagagCGCGCATGGGGAGGACCAGCTGTTCTTGCTTCCCGAGCAGCCAAATGGCACTCCGTCCCCAATGCACCTCTCTCCcaacactagccccttcttcacCGACCCCTTCTTCCTCATCGAGACTCTGTGCATCATCTGGTTCTCCTTTGAGCTACTGGTGCGCTTCTTCGCCTGCCCCAGCAAGCCCGAGTTCTCCCGCAACATCATGAATATCATTGACATTGTGGCCATCATCCCCTACTTCATCACCCTGGGCACCGAGCTGGctcaggagcagcagcaaagACAGCAGCCTAGGACCACCACCAACAATGGGGGCCAGCAGCAAGCCATGTCCCTGGCCATCCTCAGGGTCATCCGCCTGGTCAGGGTCTTCAGGATCTTCAAGCTTTCCAGGCACTCCAAGGGGCTGCAGATCCTGGGGAAGACCCTGCAGGCCAGCATGCGGGAGCTGGGGCTCCTCATCTTCTTCCTTTTCATTGGGGTGATCCTCTTCTCCAGCGCCGTGTACTTTGCTGAGACTGATGACCCCGACTCTTTATTCACCAGTATCCCAGATGCTTTTTGGTGGGCAGTAGTGACCATGACCACTGTGGGCTATGGGGACATGTACCCTATGACAATTGGGGGCAAGATCGTGGGCTCCTTGTGTGCCATCGCTGGCGTGCTGACCATCGCCCTGCCCGTACCTGTCATCGTGTCCAACTTCAACTACTTCTACCACCGAGAAACTGACCAGGAGGAGCAGTGCCAGTACACCCACGTCACCTGCGGCCAGCAGCAGTCTCCTTTCTCAGAGCCTAAAAAGGGGGACAGTGATCAGTCCCTCAGTAAATCAGAATTTCTGGAGGCAGAAGATTTAGAATCTATTAAATACCCCAACTTCATTCCAACAAGTAATCAGGGCTACAGAGGGAAGAAAATGCTCACAGAAGTGTGATCAGGGTGTGGCACAAGGTGAGGCTTTTCCAGTTCTACTGTCCTCATCCCATTCTTCTGGATCCCAGAGGCAGAGCCACAAGCTGTTGCACATTCTCtctcctggcagcagctgcataCTTTCAAGACAAAACACCAGGCTGCAAATTATGATACTGAAAACAAATGGCTTGTGATTTGGACACTCCTGTCTTTGTTTGTGATGTCTGATTAGATTGCGAAATTGGACATTCTTTTGGGAGACCACCTgtttccttctccttctccttccattTTCTGTTTGGTGTGAGGAGGACCTTTATTCCCGTTGTAACTCTGTAGGCTAATTTTTCTAGTACAGCTACAAAAGAAAAGCCCAAGCTACCTTTGCTACTAAAAGAGTTGCCAGGGAATAGGCAATAGTCTGCTAATATCTATCTCAAACCATGCCCACCATGCAATTGTCTTGGGAGAATGGTAATGTCCAGGCTTGCATTGTGATCTACAAATGTAGGGAATGACTTTCTTCTGATACTGTCCCTGGTTTGCACAGCAGTGTGCATGTAAGGGTCTGTTTTTTATTAGATGTTCATATCTAAAAGCACTTTAATTTTTAACTAGCTGTGGTGATAGAAGTTGTGACCAATATTTGCCATCTGTAGCACAGCAGAAACAGGGCTTTTTTGATGTATAGGCTAAGTGATTATTTTCTTGTTTGTTCTGTTTGaacaaatttcatttttgtttccattgGTGCCTCAGCATTAATTAGCATTTATCATAGCAACGTTAGCTGTGTGCCTGCAATTGTCTTCCTAGACAAGGCATGTTTGGGTTAATTCCTTTGTTGTCTGAGGCATTCCCATGTAATTGTTTTAATGAAATGTATTTTATGCTACACGTATCCAATTCTGTACACAGAACTATGTGAGCAATTGACTTCATTAGGGTGCACAACTGTGTATTGAAGAGCTTGTGTGCAATGCTGTAGTTACACTTCTGAAGTCTTCTGATGTGCGTAAGTGCAAAATGGGATTTACATCAGTGTGACCAAACCAACGTGGTAAATCACAGAGTGCAGATGTGTCATGATGGGGTATGGAGCAGCACCAGTGCAGATTTCTCCAGTCTATCTAGATAAATCCTAAAGGCGTAACTGGGGATCATTTGAATGAGAACTTTGGAAAGACCGTTGCTGCCTTTACAAGAAATACCCAAAATGTAAGTTTGGATGGGAGGTGCAGCTGCATCAGTCACATACTTCAGGTCTTGTGAGGGCAATATTTGTCAGAGGTGCAAAAAGCATGCTGTGGTCTGAAGCACCACGCGTATCAGGGTGCACATTTTACATCTCAAGGTAAATTTATTGTGTCCTAGATTTTCTCGCTATTTCAAATATTTCTGCCTTTTTCTGACTTTAAAAATTGCTCAGATGCCCTTTTTAGAGAGAAAATGCGGGAGAAGGAGAAATGGATGCTTAAAGAACACACGCATAATCTACCCCAACAAGGAAATGTCTTTTAAAATTGAATGTGTAttttgcatgcatgtgtgtgtgagagagacaaccATTAATGCATTGTGCTATGTTATACATGATATATGTTATACATGTATTGCCTGTTTTGCATATTGCCTATAATGTGTAATACATAGAACAGTGTACATAATCTATATATACCTTTCCTGCATATTGTGTGTATTTTGTGCTGCAGCAAAAAGCAGGGTTGTAAGAAATAGGAAAAAAGCCAAATTAAAGGTGTATTCTTTATTGAAATGTGTTGCTTGGCCATCAGGTTTTAAGATAGAACTGTTGGGATTGTGAGACGGTAGCAGTTAGAACAGGTTTGCACTTTTGTGGCCCAATAATTCCCCCAGTGTTCTGGGATTTGGTTCTTAGCCTTGATTGACTTTGTCATGGTCTCTCCTCATTTAGGCCGTGATACTGCACTGAGAACTGCGTGGGCAACACTTGTGCTAACCCTGTGGATATGTCTCCACAGCGGTTGTTATTTCGGGATACAGTGGTATCCCATCCCGAAATGCCTACCCGTGTCTAAGCAACGTGCCCATTGTCTCGAAACAGTTTTCAAGACAATGGGTGTGCTATTcaagcatccctgtacacctcttcacctgaggagtacaggggtgcctcgaaatagtgctttatttcggcatgtggcactATTTAGACAGTGCTGTATGCCGAAATAGCTTATATTGAATAGATTCCAAAATAGGCTACAGATTTGTATAGCTCAAATTGTGTAGCTGATTTTGAGTTTGTGGTACCAAGTAGACATGGCCCCTGAGCCCCACTGACTTCGGAGGAGCTCTATATTGGGTGCAGGGATCTCTCTTCACAGTTCTCCTTGGACTACCAACATGATCCTTCTCTAAGCAAAACTACCATGTTGGTTTCTATGGTGCAAGATGAAGTCTTTAGGCGGGATTATGAGATGAGGTGAGCAATATCAACTCCCATTGAAACTGATGATGGTTCATAGATCACCACAAAACTATTTTTGGCTTGTATTTCAGGAAGAC contains:
- the KCNA6 gene encoding potassium voltage-gated channel subfamily A member 6, encoding MRAEEPLSLAGARAGGGCGEAEAAGEERSSSSSCCSSERLVINISGLRFETQLRTLSLFPNTLLGDPSRRMCFFDPLRNEYFFDRNRPSFDAILYYYQSGGRLRRPVHVPLDVFMEEIRFYQLGEEAIETFREDEGFIQEEEKPLPQQHFQRQVWLLFEYPESSGPARAIAIVSVLVILISIVIFCLETLPEFRQESKGTQPGFAESAHGEDQLFLLPEQPNGTPSPMHLSPNTSPFFTDPFFLIETLCIIWFSFELLVRFFACPSKPEFSRNIMNIIDIVAIIPYFITLGTELAQEQQQRQQPRTTTNNGGQQQAMSLAILRVIRLVRVFRIFKLSRHSKGLQILGKTLQASMRELGLLIFFLFIGVILFSSAVYFAETDDPDSLFTSIPDAFWWAVVTMTTVGYGDMYPMTIGGKIVGSLCAIAGVLTIALPVPVIVSNFNYFYHRETDQEEQCQYTHVTCGQQQSPFSEPKKGDSDQSLSKSEFLEAEDLESIKYPNFIPTSNQGYRGKKMLTEV